The following is a genomic window from Nitrospira sp..
CCGCGCCCGCGCATCCGACCACCAGCCACTCGTGGCTGAGCGCCCATCGGAGCACCACCAGATAGTGCCGCTTAACCCAGGCCACGATCCACGTATCCCGCTCCTGGATATTCCCGTTGATCAGCAACGTGCAGAGCGCCGGCGCCAGGGTAAAGGCCATCAAGAGCGCGCCGGTCAGCGCCAAGCCATAGGTCATGGACATCGGCGCGAAAATCTTGCCCGGCACACCGGTCATAGTGAAGAGCGGCAAGAAAGCGACCACGATGATCGTCGTCGCAAAGAAGATGGGTCGGCCGACCTCACGCGCCGCCCGCATCACATGCATCGGCACCGTCAGTCCCTGCGAAGGCTTATGCGAGATGTGATAGAAAATGCTTTCCACCATAATAAGCGTCGAATCGACGATGATGCCGAAATCAATCGCGCCGAGCGAAATCAGATTCGCCGACTCCCCGCGCAGCACCATGACTCCGAAGGTAAAGAGCAGGGCGACCGGCACCGTCAACGCCACGATCACGGCGGTGCGCAAGTGCCCGATGAACACATAGAGAATCACAGAGACCAGCAGCACGCCGGCGATGAGAATATCGATGACCGTCTCAATGGTGGTGTGGATCAGGACGGTGCGATCGTAAAAGGTCTTCAGCTGCACGCCGCTGGGCAGCCGGCGCTCGTTCAGCTCCTGCATTTTTTTGTGGACCCGGTCGAGGACCGGCAGCGCCTTTTCTCCGCGTTGCAACAGCACAACGCCTTCCACCACATCGTTCCGTTCATCGATACCGACTTTGCCCAGCCGAACGCGATAGCCTTCGCTGGTCTGGCCAAGGTTGCGCACAAAGATCGGCGTGCCGTCCTTTTCGGTCACGACGGTGTCGGCGATGTCGTCGAGATCCCGCATCAGCCCCATGCCGCGCACGTTGAAGCTTTGCGCTCCCATCGTGAGGTAGTTGCCGCCCACGTCGGCATTATTTTGTTTGAGTCCTTGGATGACCTGATCCAGCGACACGTTAAATCCCAGCAGGGCGCCAGGATCTAAATCGACGTGATACTCCTTGGTCGTCCCGCCGTACGTGCTGACATCGATCACCCCCGGCACACGCTTGAATTCTCGCCGGATCTGCCAATCCTGAATCGTCTTCAGATCGGTCAGACTCTTGCCTGGCCCAATGACTTCATAGCGAAAGATTTCGGCGACGGCCGACCAGGGCGAGATCGCCGGCTGCACGTTCTGCGGCAGCGTGATCGTTTGCAGCCGGTTGAGCACTTCCTGGCGGTCGCGGAAATATTCCGTCCCGAAGTCGAAGTACACTTTCACGTCGCTCAATCCGAAGATGGAGAGCGAGCGGATGTCGGCCAACCCAGGCATGCCCTGGAGTGCGATCTCAATCGGCAGGGTGATCGCCCGTTCCATTTGTTCGGCCGACCATCCGCTGTATTGGGTAATCACTTCGATCATGGGCGGAGAGGGATCGGGATAGGCCACGACGTCCAGCACATGGAACGCGTAGAGCCCCCCGAACAGCAGGACGAGCCCGGCGACGCAGACAAACATCCGCTGTGTCAGCGCGAAGCCGATCACTTTATCGATCATGGATTCTGCTCCTTCTCCACCATGCTGTATCGGTGCCGGCGACAGCAGACTTAACGCGAGCGTCCGCCCGTCACAGGCCGATTAAGAAACGACGTGACTCTGAATCGTGGAAACCAACGAGGAGTTCAGATCCGAAACTGCGACACCTGGAGGTAGAGAGGAGAAACCGTCCGCTGTTCATGCGGCACAGATGAAACAGCCCAGCCTTGGGAAGGAGGACTCGCCGCCCGATCGCCGCGAGCCTCCGCCTCATGACGCAGTAGCGGCGACAAATCGTCGTCAAGCTCTTCGCTTTCAGACTCGACCCCGACACCTGCGACCGTGAGCGGTTGAAGCAATTCGTCGTGCAAGTCGCACAAATCGATGGCCGCGAACCCGCAGATGAGAATCCAGACGGCAATGATGAGATAGAGGCGATGGGAGCAGGCGAAGGAGGAAAGCATGGAGCGAACCACGAGTTCTCTATCTTGAATTCGAACTAACCTCTGCTGCCTGTGGAGCCGACGACCCGGATTGAACGGAGCAACCTGTCATCGGTTCGGCTCTGAAACCTGCCTCACCGATTCCTACAAAGGGGGCCAAGCCCCCTTGTACGATCCCCACGAAGGGGGCACACCCCCTTCGCATCCCCCACAGTCCGCCCGTTCAATACTCTGAATCCTGTGAATGGAGCCGACGACCCGGATTGAACGGGCGACCTGCTGTTTACGAAACAGCTGCTCTACCAACTGAGCTACGTCGGCGATCCAGACATGCGGCGAACGGTTCGGACATCCTGCATGCTGTCCCTCGAACCGGATGCAATGATAGCGGCGCACCTGGCGGCCTGTCAACGAGGAGCGTCGCTCCATCGACATTTATTGGCCTGGCCCGACTCCCGCCGTCGATGCGGCAGAAACCTCGCCTGGCCCGGACGCCTCTTTCTTCCCCGACGCCACCGGCTTGGGATTGTTCCCTTTCGCAAGGGGATGGATCCGAACCAGCGCCCCTTGGCCAGGGGCCGGCAGACAGACCGGCTGCTGGCTGCTCCCGATCTGCTCACTCGTCATGCGGGCAACTTCTCCTCGGGCAAACGCGCAGAGCTCTCCCGCCGTCACGATCCCATCGCGATCGAGATCGGCCGGTCCTTGCAGACCTCGAAGAAGCTGATAGGTGAAGAGCCCGTGGCGGCCTGCTTCAAAGGCCTGAGCTTCTTGCAGCCCGTTATTTCCGATCATCCACATCATCGTGGCGTTCGCGCCCGTGGCGCCGGTCTCCCACATCGGAGCCGCTCCGGCCGCCGGATCGGCTCCAGCCATATGTTCCAATGAAACATCGAACATGAGAATAGTCCGTTGAATTGGCAGCCGCGCCAGCGATTCTTGCAATCGGCGGAGAGAATACACGCGGCCCATAGACGCGGTCGTGCCATCGTACGGCACCAGCGAAACCGCGCCGGTCACGCCATCGACCAGCGCCCGCCCGGCAACGTACACGTACACGACAGTATTGGCATCGACACGCTTCGGCAGCCATTCTTCGAACGTCTCGGCAAAATCCTGCTTGAGCCCATGTCCGTCGGTCAGCACGCGCACACGGTCGGCGGGCAGCCCCGCGAGAGATTGCAGGGAGGCGCCCATGATCTCGGCATCCCGCGCCGCAAATTTCACCACCGGCACCAGCGGATCCCGATACCGGCCCACGCCGATCGCCACGACGACCGCTTTCGGTTGCTTGAGCGCCGCCGTTGCTTTCGGAAGCTGATCGACGTCGGCTACCGGCTGAGGCTCATCCGCCGCACTAGGCTTGACGAGGACGGTGAATTTCTTAACCGGCGGGACCTGCGCCAAGGGCGACGAGGCTCGCAGGCCGAACAACAATTCTCCGCGCAACGATTCTTTCGCGCCGGTCATCGGCTTGGTCACGGTGACGCGCTTGATTTCTCCAGGCGGCACATCTCCGATCACGATCGTCGGAGGAAGTTGCGCTGTCAATGCTCCCGTCCCCCCGACGATAACCTCCACGCCTCGCGCTTCAGTCAGGCCTTCGTTCTTCACTTCAAGCTCGACCGTGAGGAGCTCATCGGACTGGATCATGTGATCGCGGTTTTCATCGCGCAGGATCGCCCGGAAGGTCAACTCCGGGGAAGATCCGCTAGGTTGAGGATCCGCCGAAGCGGACACCGGCGGCGCTTGGGGCGCCGTATCAACCGGCCTTTCAGACATTCTTGCCGGAGCCTCAGCCACACTTGTCGGCAGCGGGGATGACGCAACCGCCACCCCTTCTATATTCGGTCTATTTCGTCGCGTGGCTTCGGCATAGTCGCGAATCTTGCTCGACTCGCTGGCTTGCAGGGCAAGACCCTGCGCAACAACATCCGCAGCGGCCTTCACCACCGCATCAAGGCCGGTGACATCGCACGACGACTCCTGCACCTCCACGGCACCGGTCTCGACGCTCTTGATCTTCTTCGTCCACAGCTTGCTTCCATCCTCCGTCGTATACGCCGCTTCCAGCCCGATTCTGACGGTCACGGGATAGACCTTGGCCTTGGCCGTACGAGGTGAAATTTCCAGCTCAATCTGTTTTAGATTGGATGCCACGTCTATCACGCCATCCGACGTGACAGCGGGATCCACAGTAATTCGTTGAAATACCTGCCCCAGTTTCTGTTTGAGCGCGGCCGCGATCGGCTCACCGAGAGGCACGACAGCCTGGTCCCCGCAGGCATTATTGTACGAAAGCGTCATGGCAGCTGAATTGGAAAGACGCAACAGAGGCGCGAGGGGAATCGGCCTGTCTTTCTTTGCTGCATCGCCCCGTGCAGTCCAGGCACAGCCTGTCCAGGTGACCAGTAGTAGGCCCGCAAAGAGAAGCCTGGCTGGACCGCAGAAGGCAGAAGGCTGAAGTCGTCGTGGCATCATCGTTTTATACAGATACACAGAGGCGATCACAACTCAGGCGGTAAATTGACAGCTATTTCGTCCTGGGCTAAGGTCCCGCTCATGTCCGAGCGTCCGCCAGAAGTTTCTCCAGGCCCCGCGCCCGTTCCATGGAAAGCCGGGCTGCGACTCATCCGATTTTACAATCAAACCGGCACCGCACTTCTCTTGCTGCCAATCTGCTGGACGCTCGCCCTGACTGAGCGTGGCTACCCATCGCTGCGCCTGCTCGCAATTTTTGCTGCCGGCTCATTTCTAATGCGCAGCGCCGGTGTGGTGCTGAACGATCTCGCCGATCAATCGTTCGACCGCCGGGTCGCCAGAACAAAAACCCGTCCGTTGGCCTCAGGGGAGCTGACGAGACGACAGGCCGTCGTTATCCTCGCAATACTTCTCGTTCCAGCGGCCGGCCTTTTGTGGCTGCTCAATCCATTGACACAGTGGCTCTCACCGATCGCACTGGCCTTGGCTGCACTCTATCCATTTTCCAAACGCGTGCTGCACGTTCCCCAGGCGATGCTCGGGCTGGCATTCGGTTGGGGAACGATTATGGCCTGGACCGCCGCCAGAGGAACGCTCGACCAAACCGCCTGGACCATCTTTGCCGCCACGATCGTCTGGGCCATTGCCTACGACACGATTTATGCCGTTCAAGATATGGAGGACGACCGGCGGATCGGCGTGAAATCCTCCGCGCTGCTTTTTGGCTCATCCATCTGGCTTGCGGTCGGTTTGACACTGGGCGTGATGCTGATGCTGCTAATTGCAGCGGGCCTCCAGACTGGAATCGGCTGGCCCTACTTTCTGATGCTGGGCGCTGTGAGTGTATTTTTTGCGGCGCAGGCCAGAACCCTGCGCGGGGCGATAACCCCGTCGCAGGCATTCCGAATGTTTCAGGATCACGTGTGGGTCGGACTGGCGATCTTCGCTGGCACGATCGCCGGATTTCTCGTCTGACCGTTCGATCAGTTCGCCGGCTTGTCCGCCGCCGGCTCATCCGCCTTCGGTGCGCGCAAGGTGGTCAAATACATGCTGACGGCCTTGGCATCGACATCGCTCAGCCCCAACGCCGGCATCCTGGTCTCCGGCTTCATCGACTGCGGGTTCTTAAGCCATCGGTAGACCCAGGTCGCATTCAAACGGAACCCGGCGCGGTCCAATGCTGGGCCGACCTTGCCGCCCTCTCCGGCCAAACTGTGGCAGCCGTTGCAACCATACTTATTTTGATAGAGCCGCTTGCCCAACTCTATCTGCTGCGCGGCTTGCTCGGGCGTCATCGTCATGTCGGGTCGGGCGATGTTGAGTCCTTTGCCTGGCCGCGTGCCGAAATTGTTCAGCAGGACCTGTGCGGCATCGAACGCCTTCTTCGCGGCAACCATCGCGGCCTGCTCTTTGGCATAGGACTCTTCATCGACTTCGACGTCTTTCTTGAGCGCTTCGCTCTTTTTCTCGGCTTCCTCGCTGGCTTTCTTCTCGGCCGCTTCGTAGACTTGCTTGGACTGATCGAAACTGTCCTGCGCGGTTTTAAGCGAGTCGGCCAGTTCTTTCTTGCGCTCTTCGACTTTATACTCCAGCTTCATGCCATGCAGGGTGCGCACATAGCCGACAATCGCCCAGACTTCATCTTCCGACAGCGTGTACTTGAACGTGGGCATCGTCGGAACGGCAAAGTCGTCGTCGCCGATCTTATCTCCGCCAGGGCTGGTGTCCTTCATGTCGCGGGAGATCGTATTGAAAATATCCTCGTCCTTGAAGGTGCTCATCTCGGACTTATTCGAAAGATCCTTGGGCTTCGGATCCGGCATGGAGGACCAGTTGAATCCCTCATTCTGCCGGCCGCTCTCTCCATGACAGTGCATGCAGTAGTGGGCGTACAGCTCCTGGCCTTTTTTCTGCTGCTCGTTCGCGCAACCGCCCGCGGTCATGGCCCAGATTCCAATCAGGCCGGCGACCGCGCCTATGACTTGTAGCCTTGCCGCCTTCATGCTGCCTGTCCTTTCTTCAATTTTCTGATCAGGACAAACTGGAATCCCAATGCCAGCGCCGTCGCAAAGGCCGCATAGTAATACCCGGAGTAATCGGGCGGCGCTTCCGCGCGGAAGTACCACCAGGAAGACACAGCCTTCTGCGAGCCCTTCTCGACCAGATCGCCCGACCCATCTTTCCGCCCATCCCAGACTGCGAAGGCGATGTTGATGAATCCGCCCGGAATAAGTTGCGTATCTTCGTCGGCATGCTCGGTCGCCAAGGGTCTGGTGAAGACCACTTTCCAGGTGCCGTTCGAGAACGCCCCGGTGGCCTTGACGTCTTGGTGCGTCTGGATTTTCAGAGTGCCGAATCCCTGGGCGTTCATATCGACGCCCTTTTTATCCTTGTTTTTCCAATACCAAATATTGACGGGACCGCCCTCGACCTGCATCATCGGCTGGCCGTGCGCGAAGTGGGCCTTTTTATCGCCGACCATGAACTCGATAGCGGCGGCGTCATCCGGGTCTTCCGTCGGATCGGCGTATTCCAGCAAAACGGCGACTTGCGTGCCATCGTGCAGCGCGCGCACGGAGAGATCCTTGACGGTGGTTTCCAAGATGCGATTCGGCCAGTGCACCTGCGGGGACATCGGGAATTTCGCCGGTTTGGCCGTACTCCAGATAGCCGCAGAAGGATCGTCAACGGGAAGCGTTCCCTTGACCAGCGGAGCGCTCACGGACACGCTCGCGCCTTCCTGCGCCAAACAGGGAGCCGCTCCGGACAGAATGAGAGCTGTCACTGCGACCGCTCCGACTCCGCTCACCCATTGTCTGACCTGATTCGCCGGTTTCATACGGGCCTCGTATTCGATTCACAGAAGGACAACGACCAACGGTCGCGTCGCATTATTCCCACGTTCTCGGTGATTGATGGGCGCCATCGTACTCGCCCATGATGATCTTCCAGATCCACTCGTCCGGCAGCTCCACTTCCCATCGCGGCATGGCGGACTTCCACGGCATGCCTTCGATCGGAAGCCCGACGCCGCCTTTCTTGATCCTCCAAAACAGATAGCTCTCCTGAAGCATGGCAATGGTCGTCGGATCTGAAAAATTCGCCGGCGGAGGATTGAACCCGCGCGCGGCTGGACCTTTTCCGTCGAAATTTCCACCATGGCAGGGCGAACAGAACGCGGCGTAGAAGCCCTTTCCCTGCATGATGTTTTCCGGTGTCTTGGAAACTGGATTAGACAAGCCCGTATACTCCCCAGGAGGCGCCGGGTGAATAGTTCGATTCTCGGCCGGCGGCGCGTCGCTCACAGCGGTGCTGCCAAACGTCTGCCACCCAACGAGCAACGGAAACAGAATGAGAAGCGCGTAGCGAGCCGTCGACAGCACGCCCAAATTCTCACCCGTCATGAACCGTTGAATCGGCCCCCAAAAAGCATCCTTGGATTCGCTGCTCATCGTATAGAAAATCACGATGCCGGCCGTGACCAGCATGAGATAAAGAAAAATCAAGCTGGCCGGCAGCGGGGCCGATCCTGGAATATTGGGCACCACGAACTTCAGAAACAAATACATGGCAACCAGTAGAATTGCCGGTTTTGTTAACATTCCCATCGAAGCCTCCTCACTGTGCCTGTGCCACGGCGACGGGTGCCGCTTCCGCAGTCTTGACCGGCGCAGCCGGCGCCTTCCCAGGCATTTCGAGTTCAGACGGATTGACCGAAATCGGTTCTCCGCTCATCTGCTGCAAAAACGCGATGATCGACAGAATTTCGTTCTTGGACAACCCGATTGGATCCTTATTGATGTACGGCATGCGCGCGGGATATTCCTTCGGAATGCCTTCGTGACGATAATCGAGATAGATATACGCCTGTGGCTGCGTCAGGCTTTCAAAGATGAATTCACGGCTCAGCTTGGCGCCGATGCCCTTGAGGTCAGGACAACGAGCCGATTCGCTCGGGCCGATGGAATGACATAAGGCGCACTGGCCCTTGCTGAAGAAAACCTTCTGGCCGATCGACGCCATGTCAGCCGGGGTCTTGATGCTGGCGATGTCAATGCTCTCTTCGGCCGGCGGCAACGACGCCATTTGCGGAACGGCCAGCGCAACCAGGGAAAAGAGGCCAAGGACGATGAACACAAACCCGATCACCCGCAAAAATTGCGAGCGGATAAAGAGCAGGATGAGAATCCCCGATCCGACGACCGACAGGCCGATTAACTGTAATTTGACGACTTCACTCATAGGACTCCTCTGAGCAAGACGATCCGGTTAGATCTGCTTGTCCAATGTTTGAGATCCTCCTGCCATGGCCGGCAACGCTCCATGGCTGTCGGCGCCTTTTTCCTTGCTCCCATGCGCATTCTTGCCTTTATCGCCCATGGTGGCCACCCAGAAGATGAACGCCACGATCATACAGAAGAAGAATGTGTTGGCCGCCATGAGGACCGCCGCGTAGCCTAACGCGGGAGAGAAGGCGTATTGCGACGAATCGCGCATGACGCCATAGACATGCCAATGCACACGCGATGAGGACCTGGCATACCCCATCAAGGTCATCAGCAGAATGACCATCACTGCGTTCAAGACGAGCGCGTAACCAGCTCGCGGCGGCATGCGGCCCCAGACCATTTCCGTGGTGGTCTTGGCGCTCTTGAGAATCGCCGACGTCAATAGCGTGAAGGTCACCAACACGAAGAGCACGATGCCGACCTGCGAGGTCGAGAAGTAGTTGATGCGGATGATCGCCGGCACAAAGTACCCGTAGACGCCGAGCGCGATCACGGCAAGGCCGGCAATGACGAGCAGCGCGTTCATGATGGCTTTCGCGACGCGCGCCCATCCGACCGTAGCCTGCTTCCCGGCTTGCCAATACATCAGAAAGCTCATGAAGGTGACGAGCACCATCAGATTCGACACCGTCATCTTCGCCGACATGACGCCGAAGACACCCAGCAGCGGATGGTGCGTGCCGCCCATCTTTTGAGCTTCTTCGAGGCTGGCAACCAGGGAGTGCGGCGTCATCCACACGCCAAGACACAGCAGGAGAATCACCAACATCGTCAGGATCGGCCGCTTATACTGCGCCTCCGATCCTGGGATGCGATGGGTAATGCCCATCCAGAAATAGTAGTTCGAACCAAGAAAGAGCACGCCGATGAGCATGGCCTGCAGAATAAACAGCCAGGACAGGAATCCGCCCATCAGGGTGATGCCCATCTGCTGGTTGTACTGATAGATCTCGCGCATCAGCCAGTACCCGGCAAAAGGCAGCGGCAGCAGACCGAACACACCGATGAAGTTCCCGACGTAGCCCATCCAGTCGTAGTGCTCCCGCTCTTCGGGAGTCCTGGCGGAAAGGTAGCGAATGCCGGCGTAGGCACCGCAAATATACCCGCCTAGCACCACGTTGGCGATCAGACGATGAATATTGACCGGCCACCAAGTCGGGTTCCAGGTCGCCGCCCAGGCTCGGGCGAGATCGGATCCTTCTGCAATGACCACCGGACTGGCCTGGAAGGTGGCCCAGGAGTTCGGGATAATCATGATGAAAAACGCGAAGAAGTTGAGCATGAATCCGAGGAACAGATGGAACACTTTCGACCCGCCCTCGGACATCGCGTCCCACCCGTACCAGTACATATAGAGGGTTGCGGTTTCGAGCAGGAAGAGCGCGCAATACACCATGAACGATGGGAAGAAAATATCGCTCAAGTACGCCATCAGTTTTGGATAGGCGCCGATGAGGATGAACAACAAAATACCGCCGAACAGAGCGGTCGTCGAATAGGCGGAACTCAAGAGCTTCGTGAATTCCTTCGCCAGCTTGTCGTACCGCTTTTCACCGGTCTTCCAAGCGACGACTTCGCAAAGCCAGGCGAAAATCGGCACGCCCAGCACAAAGCCGGCGAGCAAGAGATGCAACTGCGCAATCACCCACACCAGGTTTCGACTTCCGACCACCGGGACGTCCCGATAGGCGACCGCCGAGGTATAGCCGGTATCCGCCGCCATTCCGAGCACCGGAGCGGCAAGCGCTCCCAATGCCGCAACGAAGGCCGCCACCGCAGCGGGCGATTCGGCTATCAGCCGAATAAGCCGTTGAATCATTCCAGGCCGTTCCATCATGGATATCACCTCTCCGTCGCCCAGTCTTAGGGTGTTGCTGGAGCCTTCGCCGGTGCCTTGACATCGGCAGGCTTCGCCTTGCCGGCCTTCCCCTTGTCTTTTTCTTTTTCCGCTTCTTCTTCAGCCTTCTGCTTTTCTATCGCCTCTACCTGCGCGGTGAGCTGAGCCACCTGCTTTTCAGCTTTATTCAGTGTATCCACAGGCTTGTAGAGCGGAGCGGCTTTGGCTTCAGGCGGCTTGCAGCATTCATGCGGATGCGGCGTGCTGACCGGAAGACCGGACCAAAACAACATAGAAAGGACCGCTCCTACGAGCGTGGTGGCCGTCAACATCAATCCTTGGTCGGCCGGCACGCGCATCAAATCCCATCGCGTCACCAGCGCTTGATACGTCCCAGAGGCAGGCGCGGCGCCTTGAGTTGCACGTCGAATCACACGTCCAACCAGGGACACGCCCAGCAGCATCATCGCAATCAGCACGCCACTGGAAATGCTTCCCCATATCGTCAGTTCGATCCCGATCTTTTCCGCAACCGGAACGTGTTTGAGCATCTCCATCTCGAACAGACTATGCGAGAAGTCGATGGACGTTTGCGTGGCGAAGCTCACCACCATCCACAAAATCGGCATGAAAATAGCGCCCGCGATCGCGGTTTTCATCCAGACCGACAATCCCAAGCCATCCGGCGGTTCGAGCCGAAGCTTTTCGAGAAACAATGTTCTCGTTACAACCCCGGTCGCCCAAATATCGATGGGAATGCAGATCAAAAACAACAGCGCGATCCCGGCCCCTTCACCGAGATGCGGCTCCGCGACCATGGCGAGAATCGGCATGGCAAACACGGTCACCGGACTAGCAAGATACATGAGAAACGCCAGGCCGATACGGGTCTCAAAATGAATAAGGCCTAGCGCCAGGAACAGAAGGCAAATGCCAACCTTGATTGGGAACCCGGTCCAACAAATGGACCAAAGTGCGTTCAATCCAAGCTTGACGGGGGACGGCATTTCTCGCTCGGTCATAGTTTCACCTGGAACGCGGTTCACGTCGCCTCGCTCAACTAGTCCAAAAATTCCCGGTTGATAATGGCAGCCACGGTAAACAGCAGGATCATCGCCATCACGACGATCCAACCGATCAATGCGATGGGACGTTTGAAAATATTGCGCTCAGGATCTTTATCGATAAACGGGAGCGCCGCCATGAGGGCCATGAATGCGCCAGGCAAAGCAATCGCGCCGAGAAACTGTCCGAACTCCCCGCCGAACATCTTGAGCCGCAGCAATTGAAACAGGAAGAGGAAGTACCACTCCGGTTCAGGGTGATAATCGCCTGGATCGGGCGTGGCTTCTTCAAGCAAGACTACAGGCTCCCAGAAGGCCAGCGCGCAGATCGTGAAAAACACGGCGATCATCCCGACGATATCCTTCCAGATCTGACGCGGGAAAAAGTAATCGGTCTTCGCCTTGATCTCTTCAGGTGTGCCGCGGAACGGACCGGCTGGACCGGCAGCTCTGAACAGGAAAATGTGCAAGCCCGCCAAACCCATCAATGCGGCCGGCAGAACCATGACGTGGATCACAAAGAATCGGCTCAGAGTCATCTGTCCTGGAATGGCCCCTCCCTTGAGGAACCGCGCCATGAAGTCTCCGACCAGAGGCGTCTTGTCCATGATCTCGACACCAACCGTGGTTGCCCAATAGGCTCGCTGATCCCACGGGAGCAAATAGCCGGTAAACCCGAATCCCATGACGATCCCGAATAGGGCCAGGCCGACCAGCCAAATCAATTCACGTGGACTTTTGTAGGCGCCCCAGAGAAAGACCTGCGACATGTGCGCGAACACGCACACGACCATCGCGGTAGAACCCCAGAAGTGATAGCTGAGAAGGAACCACCCGTAGTCGACTTCATGAATGATGTATTGCGTGCTGGCAAACGCATGATCGGCGGTCGGCACGTAATAGAACATCAACAAAATACCGGTGACGGCCTGCATAATGAAGATGAATAGCAAGATGGAGCCGAAGACATACGCCCAACGCGAGCCTCCTGGAACCGGCTCATTGAGCATCTTCGCTTGAAGCGTCTTAAGGCCGACTCGCTCATCGACAAAGGCAAGGACCTTTTCGAGTGCGGTAAGCTCAGTGGAAGAAGACGGTGTCTGTTGCATAATGATCAGATGATCCGGATTTGAGTTTTAGTACCGGCCTTGAATTCCATATCGATAATTTCAACCTCGCCCGTCGCAGACACCTTAATGGGAAGCGCATCGAGCGCGCGAGGCGCCGGCCCATCAAGCACTTTCCCCGCCGCGTCGTAGATGCTCAAATGACAGGGACAGAGAAACACTTGCCCCAGGACTTTATGCTGGCGCCATTTGTAGCCGCAGCCAAGGTGCGGGCATTTCCCAGAAAAGGCCACGTACGGAAAATCCTTTTTGTTCGTCCAGACGGTCTTGCCTGCGGCGTCCTTAAACTCCATGTCCTTGCCTTGATAGACCTTCTCCATGACAGTCGGCGTGACTTTCAGCACCCAGACATTTTTCTCGATTTCCGATTCCGGCATGTACGCTTCTTTGACTTTGCGCTTGTACTTAAACTGGAAGCCAATATCGTCCTGCTTGATCTTGCTGACATTGCCGATCTTGAGCCAGCCGTTGTCGAACGGAGAGTACATGGGCTTCATGAGATAGCGCAAAACTGGATACGCGATCGGGAGGCCGATCAGGAATCCGATCACATGCGTAAAATTCATGAAGAATGTACGGCGCTTGACACTCTTCTCGAGCTCGGGGAATGGAACCAGCACTTCACCGGGCGTGACGTGAATGCGATCTTCCAGATGCGCAATCTCGACTTCGTGCGTCGTCACATAGTCGTCACGCTTGAATGGCGGCAATTCGAGAATGTCGCCGGCCGCCGCGCGCAACTCGACAAGATCATCGGCAACAGACTGGACGAACGTCATGGCGACCTGGCGCTCTCCGCTGCCATTCATCGACACGACGATATGGCTGATTTCATGCGAGAGAGGATCGACAATGACCTTCGAGACTTCCCCGATTTCGCGATCCGTCGCGCGGACTCTTGATTTAAGTTTCGGCTGCATCATTACTTCATCTTGATGGGTTTCGGTGTATTGACTGACGCATTCTTAAACGTCGCGAGCCAGGCGGCCAAGGCCTGCACATCCTTGAGCTCCATCAGATCTTTATATTTATCCGGCATCTTGCCCTTGTCGTACT
Proteins encoded in this region:
- a CDS encoding Putative Heavy metal efflux pump, CzcA family, Acriflavine resistance protein B (Evidence 3 : Putative function from multiple computational evidences; MaGe:77309137), whose protein sequence is MIDKVIGFALTQRMFVCVAGLVLLFGGLYAFHVLDVVAYPDPSPPMIEVITQYSGWSAEQMERAITLPIEIALQGMPGLADIRSLSIFGLSDVKVYFDFGTEYFRDRQEVLNRLQTITLPQNVQPAISPWSAVAEIFRYEVIGPGKSLTDLKTIQDWQIRREFKRVPGVIDVSTYGGTTKEYHVDLDPGALLGFNVSLDQVIQGLKQNNADVGGNYLTMGAQSFNVRGMGLMRDLDDIADTVVTEKDGTPIFVRNLGQTSEGYRVRLGKVGIDERNDVVEGVVLLQRGEKALPVLDRVHKKMQELNERRLPSGVQLKTFYDRTVLIHTTIETVIDILIAGVLLVSVILYVFIGHLRTAVIVALTVPVALLFTFGVMVLRGESANLISLGAIDFGIIVDSTLIMVESIFYHISHKPSQGLTVPMHVMRAAREVGRPIFFATTIIVVAFLPLFTMTGVPGKIFAPMSMTYGLALTGALLMAFTLAPALCTLLINGNIQERDTWIVAWVKRHYLVVLRWALSHEWLVVGCAGAALAVAVAAVPFIGGEFMPALEEGNIWMRATMPVDISFEQAAQLATDVRLIFRKYPEVIDVASQLGRPDDGTDPTSFFNAEFLVTLKPFKEWRPAVPTKRALIEQIEKELADIPGVNFNFSQAIQDNVQEAMSGVKGENAIKLYGNDLQQLEAEAAKIERVMKDVPGVKDLGTFHLMGQPNLIIEVDRKECARYGLQVGDVNDVIQAAIGGQAVTQVYEGEKWFDLVVRFLPEYRRDIDSIGRIQISTPDGARIPIRQLATISEKTGAFIVYRENSERYIPIKFSVRGRDLESTVMDAQRRIEEQVSLPEGFRTEWHGEYDQLQDEKRRLAKIVPITLFLIFLLVYFVLHSMRDAVLVLIAVPFSLVGGILALAATGTSFSISASVGFISLFGVAVQGALILISRIQELVHEGKGMDEAIMQSAEVRLRPVLMTSLAAAIGLLPAAVATGIGSQSQQPLARVVVGGMLTSAVLILVVLPILYRLWHRHREVGPEV
- a CDS encoding hypothetical protein (Evidence 4 : Unknown function but conserved in other organisms; MaGe:77309138), with translation MLSSFACSHRLYLIIAVWILICGFAAIDLCDLHDELLQPLTVAGVGVESESEELDDDLSPLLRHEAEARGDRAASPPSQGWAVSSVPHEQRTVSPLYLQVSQFRI
- a CDS encoding hypothetical protein (Evidence 4 : Unknown function but conserved in other organisms; MaGe:77309139), producing the protein MTLSYNNACGDQAVVPLGEPIAAALKQKLGQVFQRITVDPAVTSDGVIDVASNLKQIELEISPRTAKAKVYPVTVRIGLEAAYTTEDGSKLWTKKIKSVETGAVEVQESSCDVTGLDAVVKAAADVVAQGLALQASESSKIRDYAEATRRNRPNIEGVAVASSPLPTSVAEAPARMSERPVDTAPQAPPVSASADPQPSGSSPELTFRAILRDENRDHMIQSDELLTVELEVKNEGLTEARGVEVIVGGTGALTAQLPPTIVIGDVPPGEIKRVTVTKPMTGAKESLRGELLFGLRASSPLAQVPPVKKFTVLVKPSAADEPQPVADVDQLPKATAALKQPKAVVVAIGVGRYRDPLVPVVKFAARDAEIMGASLQSLAGLPADRVRVLTDGHGLKQDFAETFEEWLPKRVDANTVVYVYVAGRALVDGVTGAVSLVPYDGTTASMGRVYSLRRLQESLARLPIQRTILMFDVSLEHMAGADPAAGAAPMWETGATGANATMMWMIGNNGLQEAQAFEAGRHGLFTYQLLRGLQGPADLDRDGIVTAGELCAFARGEVARMTSEQIGSSQQPVCLPAPGQGALVRIHPLAKGNNPKPVASGKKEASGPGEVSAASTAGVGPGQ